Below is a genomic region from Echinicola rosea.
CCATTCAGAAATATCCAGCGAAAATGGCTCGGAAATCCTATCTTAAACCCTGTTTGACGCTTTAGCGTGCGTCTTATGTTCCAGTGTATTAGCTACACAAATTAGCTGGTTTACCTTGCTTTTTACCAAGTCATGGAATGCCGGTTTAATACAATGTTTTTTTATCTAATACACAGGAATTCCAGCTGCTCACCTTCCAGAAAGTCACCGTCTCGCTGGGGAAGTAGCAAAAAGCCATCCGTTTTGGAGAGGCTGAAAAGGTCTCCGGAGCCATTATGGCTGAAGGGAAAGGCGTGACCCGTTTTGGCGTCGATACGGACAGACACGAATCGTGATAAATTGGGATTGCCGGGGATTTTTTCGCCCAACGCTTTTACTTCCAATTGAAGGGGTGTCCCCATGGAAGCATGTAGCCATTGCTGGAAGTAAAACAAGTGATTTACGTAAGTCGAAACGGGATTTCCCGGGTAAGCAAATACCTTGGTGCCTTTTTCTGGGTGGTGTCCAAACCAAAAAGGTTTGCCAGGCCGCTGGGCGACACGATGAAAGTGCTTGTGTACACCCAAATCGCTCAACACAGCTGGAATATGGTCAAATTTCCCTTTAGAGACTCCCCCGCTCAAAAGCAATACATCGTAGGTATCAATGAGTTTGGAAAGGGTGTTTTCCAAGGCTTCTTTGTCGTCATTGATATGATACATCTTACTAAGAATGCCTTCTTTTACAAGGGCAGACCACAGGGTATAAACGTTGGATTTACGGATTTGATGGGGGAGCGGTGTCTGGTTCACATCTACCAATTCATCTCCCGTAGAGATGATGGCGACAGAAGGAAGTTTGGCTACCGATACAGTTGCTTTTCCCACAGTAGCCAGTATGCCGATGTCAGCAGCGGTGATCAGCTTTCCTTTCGAAATGATTTTTTCCCCTTTTTTGGAATCACTTCCGCGATTATGAATATAGCGCTTGGAGGCTTTTTCTAACTGGATATGGGCATTTCCATCCTTTATTTCTATTTCTTCGTAAGGAATGATCGTGTCCGCACCGACGGGGAGGATCGCTCCGGTCATCACTTCCAGACAGTGGTCAGCATCCATCAATTCCATTTGCGGTGTTCCTGCCGATTGGATGCCTTGGACGGTATAGGAAGGTTTTAGGGGATTGTCCAGGTTTCCGAGTCGGATAGCGATACCATCCATCATTACCCTGTCAAAAGGAGGGGCGTCCAGGTCTGTAAAAATGTCCTCTGCTAAAAAACGACCAGTGGTTGCAGATAGCTTTATGTCTTCTGTACCGTAGGATTGTTGTTGGCTGAGAACTGACTGCAGGGCTTCATTGATGGTGATCATGGGATACTTATGTTTTTAATCTGAAATGGAAATACAAATCCCTCTTCTGGTAGGCTGGCACACGTTCAGACCGGCCTTTTTAGGAGAAAGTGTAATTCTTGGATACGGCAAAGGACTATACCCATCCTTCTGCTTCTAATGCGTTCATGCCTCCTTCTACGTTGTATATGACTTGTTCAGGATGCAGGGATTGAAGTAATTGGGCGGCTTTAAGACTTCTCATGCCGGATTGACAGATCAAAGTAACGGGAGCCTTTTCGTTGATTTCTTGGTGTCTTTCTGTGAGTTGGGACAGTGGGATGTTCAGTGCGTTTTCCAAATGCCCCTCTTCAAATTCCCCTTCATTCCTCACATCGATGACCTGCTGCTGCCTATTTGCTTCCTGTTTGTTCCAGAACTCTTCGCTGGTCAAACTAGTGACATCCATATCGGTGCTGCACATTGGCTGCCCGTAGTTGTTTTTGAGTGCCGCGATGGATTGGTTTTCAGGAACCACGGGAAGTCCCACTTTAAGATGGGTCTGTGCCAGGGTATCTATGATCAGCAATTTGCCACTCAAAAGTTCTCCGATTCCCGTCAGGACTTTGACGGCTTCCAGTGCCTGATAGGTGCCAATAAGGGCAGGTAAGATGCCCAAAACACCGTTCTCGTCACAGTTTAGAATAGCTGAAGTATCACCTCCCTCCGGAAACAGACAACGGTATGTGGGGCCATTTTGATAGTTCATGACACTTACTTGCCCCTCAAAATCGTGTAGGGCACCATAAATAAAAGGCTTGTCGAGGATCACACAGGCGTCGTTTACCAAATAGCGCGTGCCAAAATTGTCTGAGGCATCCACGATGAGGTCGTAACCAGCCAGTTCATGCAAGGCATTTTCGGGTG
It encodes:
- a CDS encoding molybdopterin molybdotransferase MoeA; its protein translation is MITINEALQSVLSQQQSYGTEDIKLSATTGRFLAEDIFTDLDAPPFDRVMMDGIAIRLGNLDNPLKPSYTVQGIQSAGTPQMELMDADHCLEVMTGAILPVGADTIIPYEEIEIKDGNAHIQLEKASKRYIHNRGSDSKKGEKIISKGKLITAADIGILATVGKATVSVAKLPSVAIISTGDELVDVNQTPLPHQIRKSNVYTLWSALVKEGILSKMYHINDDKEALENTLSKLIDTYDVLLLSGGVSKGKFDHIPAVLSDLGVHKHFHRVAQRPGKPFWFGHHPEKGTKVFAYPGNPVSTYVNHLFYFQQWLHASMGTPLQLEVKALGEKIPGNPNLSRFVSVRIDAKTGHAFPFSHNGSGDLFSLSKTDGFLLLPQRDGDFLEGEQLEFLCIR
- a CDS encoding HesA/MoeB/ThiF family protein, with product MDELRYQKQIRLKSFGRESQEKLASASVLIIGAGGLGTPAAQYLNGVGVGKIAIMDQDTVAESNLARQTLFTPEDVGKPKTDVLIQHLKRQNPSTHFTNIRKFLTPENALHELAGYDLIVDASDNFGTRYLVNDACVILDKPFIYGALHDFEGQVSVMNYQNGPTYRCLFPEGGDTSAILNCDENGVLGILPALIGTYQALEAVKVLTGIGELLSGKLLIIDTLAQTHLKVGLPVVPENQSIAALKNNYGQPMCSTDMDVTSLTSEEFWNKQEANRQQQVIDVRNEGEFEEGHLENALNIPLSQLTERHQEINEKAPVTLICQSGMRSLKAAQLLQSLHPEQVIYNVEGGMNALEAEGWV